In Calditrichota bacterium, the genomic window CGTAAGCCACCCATTTTCCGTTCGGAGACCATGTTGGGTATTTTTCGTGAATGCCGGATGTTTCGGTCAAATTTCGGGTGTTTCCCTTTTTGGCAGGAACCGTGAAAACGTCGCCGCGCGCTCCAAACAGGGCCCGTTTCCCTTTGGGTGAAAGGCTGTAGGAACGGATGTAGCCCTTTACGTTTTCCCAGTGCGGGCGTTTTTCAACCCGGTCGCCGGGAACGAAGATGGTTAGTTTTTGAACCTTGTTTGTGTTTAAGTCCAGAGTGTAAAGAAAGCCGCCATTTTCAAAAATAATGGTGTTTCCGCCGATGCTGGGCCAGTTGACATCGTAATCCTTAAAGTGGGTGAGCTGTTTAATTTGTTTTGTACCCAGGTCGTAGCTGTAAAGATTCATCCGTTGGTTGGGGCCGCGGTCGGAACCAAAGTAAATCTTGTTTCCGCGCCACATGGGGTAGGTGTCGGTTCCTTCATAGGTGGTTAGCCGCTGAGTCGAATTGGATTTAAAATCGTACAACCAGATGTCCTGGGCCATTCCCCCCTTGTAACGTTTCCACGTGCGAAAATTCCTGAAAATTCGATTGTAGGCAATTTGGTTACCGTCGGGTGAAAAAGCCGTGAGTCCGCCTTTGGGCAGCACCAGTTTTTCCGGAAGTCCGCCATTTAAACCGACCTTGTAGAGCTGGCCGAACCAGTCATTGAAGGTGTTTCGACGGGATAAAAACAAAAGATGCTTTCCATCCGGAAACCAGTCGATAACCTGATTGTTGGGGCCCATTCGAAGCGGCATGTGGGTAACATCCGCCGTAAAGGTTAATTGTTTGGGAACACCTCCCTCTGCAGGAATGACGTAAACGTTCATATTGCCGTCATATTGTCCGGTAAAGGCGATCCAGTTGCCATCGGGCGAAAATTTGGGGAAAAGCTCAAGCCCCGGGTGAGACGTCAGTTTGCGGGCCACCCCGCCCTGACTGCTGACTCCCCACAAATCTCCGGCATAAACGAACACCACCTGATTTTTGTAAATATCCGGAAACCGAAGCAATCGTCCCTCCTGTTGAGAGGCACGGGATTGGAAACTGAAGGCCAAAATGACCAGGAAAATCACTGCTGCAACCAACCGATGTTGTTTCATGGAAACCTCCTTTTTTAATACGCTCGTGCAAAAGCCAAATCAGTCATTTGAAAACACCGGAACTGTTTCATGGTTTTGGGCTGAGAGACCATTTGCGATGGGGCACGCATTTCATAAATGTGTCAGACAAGTCGTTGAATGGTGTCGCCGTTTGGAACCCCTAAAATTGGAATCCGGCAGAAAAATAGTAGGTTTTTTGATTCAGAGAATTCTTTCCGTAATGAAAAGAAAAGCTGCCCAAAATAGATTCCAATGAGACTCCAACCCCCTGTCCAAAGATAAAGTCGTCTCCGCGAATGGGCGCCATGCTGTTCTTCCAGAAAGCTCCGGCGTCCTCCCGATAAGAAATGTACGTATTTAAATGAGATTTGATCGGAAGTAAATAGCGAATTTCAAAGGACGTGGTTAAGAACCGACGGGCGCGGATTTCATCTTCCCGAAATCCATAAAAGAAATCTTCGCCTCCCAGTTGAAACATCTCCTGAAAGGGAGTGACTAGATCAGCGGTTCCCCAGATCATTCTGGGATGAAGGGTCAGGCGTCTGAAAAACGTAAAGTACTCCTCAGTTTGGGAATAAAGTTTGGAAAAAGCAATATCGTTTCCCAGGAATTGACCAAAAACTTCGTAGTAGAAATTGTAATATTTGCCTTTTGTGGGAAAGGGCATTTTGTTCCGTTCGTCAATAATCGTCTGCATCCGAAGCCCCACTTCTCGGGTTTTGATGATCGGATAACCGGAGCCGAATACCTGCCGAAGGGCGATCTCATCGGCGCGGAGGGCCAGAGACGCCGTGCCCAACCGTTTGACCTGCCGGCCGAAGGAATAGTAAAATCCCGTCCGCCGCTCCTGGTATTCCCCTGCAATATTCCCACGCCTGAAGGTGTAGTGCTTAATTCTGGAATAATGAACATTGGCACTGGATGTTAAATAGGTTTTAAAGATTCGGTCGTTCTGAAAAATAAGCTGGGTGGTCAGGTTTCGCTTTCCCACAATTTGGGAAAGCGCCACACGCCCACCAAATCCCATAAAATTCTGATCAGAAAATTCGAATAGTAATTTTAAGCGTCGATCCCGATCGTACCGATAACTCTGGCTGAATCGAAGGTGCGGTTTTTCCTGAACCCGGATCGTCAATTGCAACCGGTCGTTGACCCAGTTGTATTCGATTCGAACACGATTAAAAAACCCGAGGCTGTATATATTGGTCAGACCTTTTTGAATGACCGGTGCGTAAAAAATGTCCCCTGCCTTAGAGGGAAATTCCCGAAGAATAACCCAATCCTTTGTGCGGGCATTTCCTTCGACTTTGATGGTGTCGATTCGCCCCTCACGAATAGTGAGACAGAGTGCATGTGAGAGAGAGTCGAAACGGATCGATTGAATGGTTGCCAGCGAAATCTGTTTTTTTCGATAAAATCGAATAATGGCTTCGCAGTTCTTTTCCCAGACTTTCCAATTAATGGGCTGTTGAAGCGAATACGTGGCCTGTTTCAGAAGAAGGGAATCGGGGAAAAGTGTGTTTCCCGTAAATCGGACCTGCATCAGAATGGGGTTTGCCGTCCTGTGGATTTCCAGAATGGTCTGATCGGACTGGCGTGTTACCCGAGCCCAGACATCTTTCCAGAACCCCTCCCGGTAAATGGTCTCGATGAGCTGTTGGATTTCAAATCCTGTCCAGAGCCTCTGATGAAACGGAATGATCTTTTTATCAGAAGGCAGCTGGGTTTCGGTGGTTACGCGGTCGATGGAGAACAGCCGATTTTGGATTCCCGTAAGACGTTGAAGAAGCTTTTTCTTTATAATGGGTATTACTTTCCACGCGGCCTTTTCACCCGCCCGATAGGCCTGTTCCGGATTTGAAAAATCGGTGTTTGTTCGGTTTCCCAGATTGGGGCGAACCACCACATCGGCCTGGCGTAATTGTTCTTCCCGTTGAGGGAATTGCATGATGGTGGTAACCTGATCGGCAATTTCCCAGGGAGCGGTCATATTTTTTACGGGACGCAAGGGAGAGGTTACGTCGGAGGCGATGACAATATCCGCCCCCAAAGCCTTGACATCGGTTACAGGGATATTTTCGACCACGCCGCCATCGACCAATAAAAAGGAGTCCTTTTTTACGGGCTGAAATAAAAGCGGAATCGTGGCACTGGCCTGCATGGCAAGCGCCAGATCACCCCGGTCGAACACCACTTTTTTTCCATAAACCAGATCGGTCGCTATTGCCCGGAAGGGGTACTTGAGTTCATCAAAGGAATGAATGGCGTGATAAGGGGCTTGAAGAATAACCTTGGAAAGCTCGTCGTACAGGCGTTGTCCGGGAGAAACCGCCGAAGGAATGGCCGGCCTGAAATTTTTAAAGTAGAGTCGGAAGAAATAACGATCGCTGGTCTGTTTAAGTGAAAGAAAAAGGGCCGTGCGTTGCGGCTGGTCTCTTAGAATGTTTTCCCAGTGAATTCTTTGGGATATGTCCAGGATTTCATCCGAAACATATCCGGACGCGTAGAGTCCCCCGACAATGGAACCAATACTGGTGCCGGTAATCATGTGAATGGGAATGTGGTTTTCTTCGAAAACCTTCAGTACGCCGATATGGGCCAATCCCCGCGCACCGCCGCCCGAAAGGGCCAGGCCCACGTGGGTTTGTTTGAGCCGCGGCCACAAATATAATCTATTTTGCGAGTGAAGCGGGTCGAACTGCAGATGAAATTCAGCCAGCTCCCCTGAGAATAAAGGCGGGGCTTGCCAGAAGAGGGCCATGCCCAGAACGAAGACTGCCGGAGCATACAAGATGGTTTTAAGGTTTTGCTTCATGGACTAAATTTTAATCATTTTAAAGATTAAAATCAAGATAATTTGCAGTTGATTTTTCGGGAAAAATTGATTATACTATATCCCATTGAAAAGATGGATTTTTGCGGATAAAATCCATCTTTAATTTTTTGGAATAAATGGCTTAAAGAAAAAGAGGAGTTTTTTTATGGCACGTGTTTCCGTTCTGTATCCCATATTTCGCAATCAGCAGCAGGTCTTGCGGGATTTAGCTACCCTTCACGATCAAACAAAGGATTCATTCGAATTGGCCGTGTTGGACCAACGTGATGAAAAAAAAGAGGATTTTAAGACCCGCGTGACCCAGCTTTTTCCAGATGTAAAATGGATGGAAAAACAATTCAAGAACATTGCGGAAATGATGAACTTTGGTTTTGAACAAACCTCTGGAGACCTTTTTATTTACATGCCTCCGAATATCGGGTTCAAGCCGAACCTCGTCCAAAAATATCAAGAGGCCTTTCAATCCTCCGAAAAACCCGGGATGATTTTTTCCGATTATGAAGAAGTTTACCCGGATGGGAAGATTGAGGAAAAACATCTTCGGGATTACGATGGCGATATTACCGAGCGAGGCAATTATGGCTACGTGCGGGGCTATGCCCGGAAAGCGGCAGAGAGTGTTGGCTTTTACGATGAACGCTTTAATCGGGCAGAAGAATACGATTTTCGATTGAAGCTCTCGGAAAAATTTGATTTGATCCGTGTGCCGGACATTCTGTACGATGTGTTTATTTCCACCGAGGAAGCGGCCGAGAAAACAAGTGTGGGCGCCTCGAAACTTTTTTATCCGGGTGAAGGCAAATACGGCGGTTTTTCCTATTTGTTTTACGACAAAGAAGAAGAGCAGGAAATTGAGCGGGCCTTTTACGAATACCTAAAGCGAATCGGAGCCTATTTGACACACGAAAATGAGGAGGTGGTTTACGGGCCTGACGAGACATTCTCTCCCATGGTCAGTGTGATTATTCCGGTCTACAACCGGGCAACGTTTATCGGAAAGGCCATTGATTCGGTTTTAAATGGAAATTACCAGGATTTCGACATTATTGTTGTGGACAATGGTTCCACGGACAATACCGTCGAGGTTGTGGAATCCTACGTTAAAAAGGACCCGCGGGTTCGGCTGATCAAGAATGATAAAAATATCATTGGTCTTTCACTCAATCTGGCGGTAAATGCCTCCACGGCAAAATATATCTCCCAATTGGATTCCGATGACGAGTACACGCCCATTACCCTGGAAGCCATGGTTGGACATCTGGAGAAGCATCCAAAATGCGGCCTGGCCATTTCCTATTATGAATTGATTGATGAAGAAAGCAACGTTCTGGAGGAATTCGGAATTATTAAACATCTGGAATACAATCGGAACAATATTCTTCGCGTGGATGGTGCGGGTGCTGTGCGGACCTGGCATCGCAAGGTCATTTTGGAAATGGGCGGTTTTGATGTGGAACATTTTGGGAATTATGGTGAAGACTACGATCTGGTACTGAAGGTTTCGGAGAAATACGACGTGTGCCGCGTGCACGAGGTGTGCTATCGGTACCGGCGGCATGCAGACAATACCGATGTCAAGCGGAAACCGGAAATGAAAATTTACAACAAGACCCTGGCCCGCAAAATGGCCATTCAGCGCCGAATTGCAATCAATAAAAAATTGGGTCTTGCATAATCCGTTGACTTCTTCTTCTGCACTTCGGTTTTGGGTGTTATCTGCGCTGTTTGCGGCACTTACGGCCGTGGGCGCTCAAATACGGCTCCCGATGATTCCTGTGCCGGTCACCCTGCAAACCCTGTTTGTGTTTCTGGCCGGGGGTTTTCTCGGGGCTCGTTGGGGAGCCATCAGCCAATTGTTTTATCTTTTCCTCGGATTTGCGGGGCTTCCGGTTTTTGCCGGTGAGAGCGGTCCCATGGTGTTTTTATCTCCCACCATCGGGTATCTTTTGGCCTTTCCTCTGGCCGCTTTGTTTTGCGGGGTTTTCATCCACCGGGGGGCTGAAAAATCGTGGGGTTATTTGCTCCTCATTTATTCCACGAGCGCTCTTCTCATTCTGAGCCTGGGAGTGGCGGGCCTTTATCTGATTCAAGCCCTCTATTTGAAAACCGTTTTTACGGTAACCCAACTGTTCGTGACGGGACTGATCATTTTTTTGCCGGGAGAGCTGTTGAAGGTGCTGCTGTCGGCCTGGCTGACCCGGCGGCTGGGTCGCCATGCTCTGGCCGGGGGCCTGAGTATAAAAAATTTTTGAGAAAAAGAAAAAAGTACTTGCTTTTTTTGAAAAAATTTTGTACACTTAAAACCAATTAGAAAAAAAGGATTCATTTGAATGTACCGTAAAACCGAACAAACTCTCGCTTTTTTGAACGCCAACTGGTGGTGGGGTTGGAACGTGAACGATAGGAAAGCGGGCGGCCGTTCGGTGTAAAAACACCATACAATTTCTCAAATCATTTAAAAAGCCCGCTAAAGTTAGCGGGCTTTTTCAGTTTTAAGAGTCTCACGCGAAAAAGGAAAGGAAAGAAACCATGAAACAGTCGAAAATCATTTTGAGCGAATCCGAAATGCCGCAGCACTGGTACAATATTCAGGCAGATTTGCCTGAACAGGCCCCGCCTCCCCTGCATCCGGCCACACACAAGCCGGCCGGCCCGGACGATTTGGCGGCCATTTTTCCAATGGAACTCATCAAGCAAGAGGTGTCTTCGGAACGGTATATTCCTATTCCGGACGATCTGCTGGAAATTTACAGCCTCTGGCGTCCCACGCCCCTGGTGCGTGCGTATCGGCTGGAAGAATTCCTGGGGACGCCCGCAAGAATCTATTTCAAAAACGAAAGCGTGAGCCCCGCAGGCAGCCACAAACCCAACACGGCTGTGGCACAAGCCTATTTTAACATGAAAGAGGGCAATCATCGGCTGGCGACGGAAACCGGAGCAGGCCAATGGGGAAGTGCCCTTTCCTTTGCAACCAGCCTGTTCGACATGGAGTGTGTGGTGTACATGGTGAAAGTAAGCTACCAACAGAAGCCCTTCCGAAAATCTCTTATTCACCTCTGGGGCGCTGAAATTTACGCGAGCCCCTCGGAAAACACCGAGTTTGGACGAAAGGTTTTGGAAAAAGATCCCAACAGTTTAGGCAGTCTGGGTATCGCCATCAGTGAGGCCATTGAAGATACGGTCACGCACCCGGGCACCAAATATGCACTGGGAAGCGTTCTGAATCACGTTTTGCTGCATCAAACCATCATCGGCCAGGAGGCCAAAAAGCAGTTTGAGCTCATTGGTGATTATCCGGACACAGTAATCGGCTGTGTGGGCGGAGGAAGCAATTTTGCCGGTCTGGCGTTTCCGTTCTTGCAGGATAAGATCAGCGGTAAGAAAAAGGACATGAAAGTTCTTGCGATTGAGCCGGCGTCCTCACCCAGCATGACCAAGGGGTATTATCGCTACGATTATGGAGACTCGGCCGGTATGACCCCTCTGATGAAAATGCACACCCTGGGCCACAATTTTATGCCTCCCGGGATTCACGCGGGCGGTCTGCGCTACCACGGGATGGCACCCCTCGTCAGTCTGACGAATAAATTGGGTCTGGTGGAAGCCCGCTCCTATCATCAACTGGATACCTTCAAGGCCGGAATCGATTTTGCACGAACCGAAGGCATTGTTCCTGCTCCTGAGACCGATCATGCCATTTTGGCTGCCATTGACGAAGCCATGAAATGCAAGGAAACCGGTGAGGAAAAAGCCATTCTCTTTAACTTCAGCGGACACGGACATTTCGATATGGCCGCCTACGACGATTATCTTGCAGGGAAATTAGCAAATTACGCCTATCCGAAGGAATTGATCGAAGAAGCCATGAAAGATGTTCCCGTGATTGATTAAAACCCTCCAGGACTCCGGAAGTTCTTTCAGGACTTCCGGAGTTTTTAATTCACCCCCTATTTTATTCTTGAAATTTTGGAAAATATTGCCTAAATTTATGGGACGTATTTTTAAAGTATTTTAAATTTATAGGGCTAATAAATAAATATTTTAAAAAATGAATGTGAGGAGTCCTGCATGGAATCGTACATAATCGGCGTCGATGGCGGCGGAACCAAAACCCACGCCGTTTTTGTTTCGTTGGATGGACGAATTATCGGGCAGACGACCGTTGGAGCATCTAATTATCAGCAAGCGGGTAAGAGCGGTATTCAAACCGTCTGTCGGCAAATTCTGGAAGAGGCTGAAAAAAAGGGCATCTCTCAAAATGCCATTCAGCGATGGGTTCTGGGTCTGGCCGGGGCGGGTCGGCCTGCCGATCAAAAGGCCGTCAAGGAAGCGGTGGAAGAGCTTGGGTTTAGAAACCGCGTAACCGTAGAAAGTGACGGCTATATTGCTCTGATGGGCGCTTTTGTTGGAGAATCTGGAATTATTCTGATCGCCGGAACGGGTTCGATTTGTTACGGTCTAAACACGCAGGGTGTGATGACTCGTTCGGGTGGCTGGGGCTATCTTCTCGGAGATGAGGGAAGCGGGTATTTTATTGCCAATCAGGCCCTCATCGCAGCCTTAAAGGATCTGGACGGCCGCGGCCAAAAGACCATTTTGCGCCAAAAATTGGAGTCCCTTTTTGATGTTGCCACCATTGATCTTCTGGTGCCAAAAATTTACACGGGTGAACTAAAGAAAGAGGATATTGCCGGGCTCGCTCCGATGGTTTTTCAAACGGCGGCTGAAAACGATGCCGTTGCAAAGGAGATCATCGAGCGGGCGGGACGCGAATTGGGAAAGATGGCGGTTGCCGTTGCCAAAAACCTCCGTCTTGATGGTGAAACCATTCGGCTGGCTCCCATCGGGTCCGTCCTTGAAAATCAGAAGGAGGTGCTCCAACCGTATATTGAGACCGAACTGCACGCCGTTTCTGATTCGGTTATTTTTCAGGATCCGCACTATCCGCCGGCAATCGGGGCCGCAATTGCTGGTTTGAAAGAAGAAAAAATCAAATTATCTCTGGAACTTTTGGAAAATATTTCGACATCTTATGAGTCTTTACAGGCGGTTTGAGAAAAACACAAAAGAAATAATCGGACTGATGTCCGGCACCTCTTTGGATGGATTGGACATGGCGCACGTTCAGGTTTCCGGACAGGGCCTTCAAACCCAATTTTCATTGAAAGCCTTCCAGACGATGTCCTATTCCCCCAGGATCAGGGAATTGATTCTGCATTGTGCGGCTCCGGAAAAAGGGAGCACCGCCTGCGTCAGTCAGCTTAATTTTTTTCTTGCCGCTCTGTGGGGCGAATATGTCCTTGATTTCCTCAAAACAAATGCGATTCCTCCACATACAATTGATCTGATCGGTTCCCACGGGCAGACCATTTACCACCAACCCGGTCCGGTAGATGTTGCCGGACAAAAGGTGCGTTCCACCCTTCAAATTGGTGATCCCAGTGTCTTGGCCAAGCGTACCGGCATTCCGGTGGTTGGAAATTTTCGGGTTGCAGACATGGCTTTGGGTGGCGAGGGGGCCCCGCTTGTGCCGTATGTGGATTTTTTGCTGCTTCGCAGTTCTTCCAAAAATCGAGCGATTCTTAACATTGGAGGAATTGCAAATGTGACCCTTTTGCCCAAAAATGCAAAAAAGGAAGACGTATTCGCATTTGATACGGGTCCCGGAAATATGCTGATTGATGCCGTGGCCAAAACGTATTTCCGTCAGGATTTTGACCGGAACGCGGAGCTTGCGCGGCGGGGAAGGGTTTCGCGGGACGTGCTGCAAGCCTTACTGAAGGATCCGTTCATTCAACGGACTCCTCCGAAGTCAACCGGCCGACGTTATTTTGGGGCAGAGTTCCTGAAGAAAATCAAAGACGTAGCAGAAAAACACCACCTTACGCCGTATGATTTGTTGGCAACGGTGACACAATTTACGAGTGAGTCAATTGTGTTTTCGTACAGGCAGTGGATTCGGCCGCGGGCAGAGGTGGATGAATGGATTGTGAGCGGGGGCGGCGCACGAAACCCAATGATTTTAGAGGAATTGAGAAAACAGCTTCAACCGGCAAACGTCATTTTGTCGGACGATGTTGGACTTCCCGGAGACGCAAAAGAAGCCATTGCCTTCGCCATTTTGGCGAATGAATTGGTTTCCGGCCAGCCGGGCAATTTGCCCTCTGTGACGGGTGCCAGCCGGGAAACACCGCTTGGTGTCCTTTGTTTTCCGTAGGCTGAATGGAATAGGATGCATGTAACATAATTGCACAAAAAGGAGGAATCTTATGAATGTTTGCATTTTTGAAGATGACGTAACTGTAAATTTTGCTCCCCTGAGCCACTTGCGGCCAGTGTATGATTTGCGTTTTGGTATTCGAACCCTTCGCGAAAAAATCGTTCAAACGCTTCCGGAGGATTCGCGTATCTCGCTTCTTACACGGGAGTATTTAAAGGACCTTTTGCAGGAACAGAACCCTTCCCTAAAAGTCAACCGGATCCCGGATGCGGACACACTTTTTGTAAACGGCCGGGTTTTGATGACGCCTGAACTGGCTGCGGAGGTTAGTCGTAAGGAAGCGGCTCTTTACGTTTCAGAAGGAGCTGTTGTGGCGGCTTTTGTGCCTCGGGACAAACTGTCTGCATTAAAAGGAAAAGAGGGGCGGCTGCTTTCACGGGCTGATTTTCCTGATCTGCCGGAAAAAACCGTTTCGGCCACGCTCTTCAAATACAATTTTGAGCTGATTCTGGGAAATGCCGATGAGATTACCCGTGAATTCAATCTCTTCGGAAAAGGGGGACAGATTCTGGGAAAGGTTTACGACGGAGCCACACTTTTGAACAAGGAGAATATTTTTATCGACGAAGGCGCGTTTGTGAAACCGGGAACTGTCCTGGACGGCGAGGAAGGTCCCATCTACATCGGAAAGGGCGCAAAAATATTGTCCAATGTGACCATCGATGGTCCCACATTTATTGGCGATAAAAGCCTTGTGAAAACGGGAGCCTATCTTTACGACGGGGTTTCCGTCGGTGAAGTCAGCAAAATGGGCGGGGAAGTGGAAGCGTCGATTATTCATTCCTATTCAAACAAACAACACGACGGTTTTTTGGGCCACGCCTACCTGGGGCAGTGGGTAAATCTGGGATCCGACACGAATAATAGCGATCTTAAAAACAATTACAGCAATGTTAAGGTCTGGGTAAACGGAGAATTTGTGGATTCCGGATCGCTGTTTGTCGGTCTGACCATGGGGGATCATTCCAAGGCAGGAATCGACACCATGTTTAATACGGGAACGGTTGTGGGCATCATGTCCAACGTTTTTGGGGCCGGATTTCCGCCCAAATTTATTCCGTCATTCTCATGGGGCGGCGCGGACGGGTTTGTCGTCCACAAATTGGAAAAGGCCATGGAAACAGCCGACAAGGTCATGAAACGGCGGAATCAGAGCGTAACGCCGGCTCTTGAAAAGGCCATTCGTGAAGTCTTTCGGTTGACCGAAAACGAAAGAGCATCTCTTAAATAGGTCGAAAAAATCAAACAGAAAAAGAGGAGGTACAACGCATGTTAGTTATCCGAAAAGAAACCTACGAGGAAATGAGCGTAGAAGGCGCTAAATTAGTTGCGGCTCTCATTCGAAGAAAACCCGACGCCGTGATCGGATTTGCCACGGGGAGCACTCCGCTTGGAATGTACAAAGAATTGATCCGGCTCCACAAGGAGGAAGGTCTTGATTTCTCAAAATTGACGACATTTAATCTCGATGAATACGTGGGGCTGCGCCCGGAGCATCCGGAGAGTTACCACTATTTTATGTGGGAAAATCTGTTTAAGCACGTGAATGTCAATCCCAGTAAGGTCCATATTCCTATGGGAATGGCAGACGATATTGATGCATTCTGCGAATGGTATGAAGAAAAGATCAAAGAAGCGGGCGGAATTGATCTTCAGATTTTGGGAATTGGCGGTAACGGCCATATTGCATTCAATGAACCCGGCTCCTCTTTGGGCTCCAGAACCCGCATTAAGACACTGACAGAAAAAACCCGTAAAGACAATGCCAGGTTTTTTAACAACGATATGAGCCAGGTGCCAAAATATGCCATCACAATGGGGATCGGGACGATTATGGATGCGCGTGAACTGGTCATGCTGGCCAACGGTCCGAACAAAGCGGAGGCCATCAAAATTACGGTTGAAGGGCCCATTACGGCGATGGTTCCGGCTACAATCGTCCAGATGCACCGGAAAGCAACCATTATTGTGGATAAGGAAGCCGGTTCCAAATTAACGGGTGAATACACCGGTTAATCCAAATATTGAGTCGAAACATCAAAAAAGGCGAAGACATTCTTCGCCTTTTTTATTTGCATCCGGGGTGATAAATTTTTACTTTGTAACAAACCGGGTGCACGACGTGGCATCCATCAATTTCATTCCAACGCAAAGCCGGAAATAGACGGTGTTAATGAGGCTTTATTCGATCTTATTAAATCCAGAAAAGAGGAGCCATGGAAACAGGTATCATAATTTTGAGATGGATTGGATGGGTGATCTATTTTCTCAGCTTTATATTTTACATCCGTTATTTTCAGGAACAGCGGAAGGACTTGGCCAAACCGGCCACATTTTTTTTGATTGCAGGGGTCTTTGTGCAGGCGATCGCCCTTTTGTTGCAGTGGGAAATGGAAGGACATTTTCCGATTGTAAGCGTCGGAGAAGCGACCTTTACCTGGATGTTCTTTTTTGGCCTTCTGTATCTTATTCTTGAAATTCGATTGAGAGAACAGGCGTTTGGTGTTTTTATTGTGGGGCTGATGGTCACATTTATCATGATATCGAATCTTTTACCGCTTCATCATGGTCCGCTGCCCACATTTTTTCAGGACAAAACCATTCAGGTTCATATCCTCCTGATGCTCTTTTCCTACACGGGATTCACCATTGGCTTTATTGCAAGTGTGATGTATTTGCTTCTTCTGAAAGAACTTCGCGAAAAAAATCTGGGGTACTTTTATTCCAGACTTCCCGCCTTGGAGCTTCTGGACAAACTGAGTTTAGAGTCGATTTATATCGGATTTATCTTTCTCACCGTGGGTATCCTGATTGCCCTCTCATTGGGATCAAAATATCTGACGCACGCCTGGTATCTGGATTCAAAAATTGTAAGCGTTTTTATAACCTGGATCATTTATGCCGTTTATCTGGGAACACGGTGGTTTCTGAACTGGCAGCCGCGAAAGTGTGCGTACATTTCCATTACAGGGTTTAGCTGGATTATCGTCTCATTTATGATTATGACGACTCTTTTTTCAAAAGTCCATGCGTATTAGGGGGGGTAACGATGACTCCGGAAATAATAACCGTTGGG contains:
- a CDS encoding transferase, which translates into the protein MNVCIFEDDVTVNFAPLSHLRPVYDLRFGIRTLREKIVQTLPEDSRISLLTREYLKDLLQEQNPSLKVNRIPDADTLFVNGRVLMTPELAAEVSRKEAALYVSEGAVVAAFVPRDKLSALKGKEGRLLSRADFPDLPEKTVSATLFKYNFELILGNADEITREFNLFGKGGQILGKVYDGATLLNKENIFIDEGAFVKPGTVLDGEEGPIYIGKGAKILSNVTIDGPTFIGDKSLVKTGAYLYDGVSVGEVSKMGGEVEASIIHSYSNKQHDGFLGHAYLGQWVNLGSDTNNSDLKNNYSNVKVWVNGEFVDSGSLFVGLTMGDHSKAGIDTMFNTGTVVGIMSNVFGAGFPPKFIPSFSWGGADGFVVHKLEKAMETADKVMKRRNQSVTPALEKAIREVFRLTENERASLK
- the nagB gene encoding glucosamine-6-phosphate deaminase; the encoded protein is MLVIRKETYEEMSVEGAKLVAALIRRKPDAVIGFATGSTPLGMYKELIRLHKEEGLDFSKLTTFNLDEYVGLRPEHPESYHYFMWENLFKHVNVNPSKVHIPMGMADDIDAFCEWYEEKIKEAGGIDLQILGIGGNGHIAFNEPGSSLGSRTRIKTLTEKTRKDNARFFNNDMSQVPKYAITMGIGTIMDARELVMLANGPNKAEAIKITVEGPITAMVPATIVQMHRKATIIVDKEAGSKLTGEYTG
- the ccsA gene encoding cytochrome c biogenesis protein CcsA; its protein translation is METGIIILRWIGWVIYFLSFIFYIRYFQEQRKDLAKPATFFLIAGVFVQAIALLLQWEMEGHFPIVSVGEATFTWMFFFGLLYLILEIRLREQAFGVFIVGLMVTFIMISNLLPLHHGPLPTFFQDKTIQVHILLMLFSYTGFTIGFIASVMYLLLLKELREKNLGYFYSRLPALELLDKLSLESIYIGFIFLTVGILIALSLGSKYLTHAWYLDSKIVSVFITWIIYAVYLGTRWFLNWQPRKCAYISITGFSWIIVSFMIMTTLFSKVHAY